The Metabacillus schmidteae genome has a segment encoding these proteins:
- a CDS encoding FAD-dependent oxidoreductase, giving the protein MTNQYVKKVLVIGGGISGLSAAIALNKIGIEVEIAEKELDWNVYGVGIIQPPNALRALNEIGLADACMEQGTSYAGFDYYTGQGHFLFHTASPTIEGYPGVNGISRRKLHNILFDAVKLIGTKIYMGTTVNTIEDQGNGVKVELNNGITCTYDLVIGSDGANSKVRTLLFGEIEQRYSGQGVWRYNLPRPKEIENGLFYYGKDAKAGLVPMSDDLMYLLVTTNEPGNPRFPNDQLHVLLKERMTEFGGIIADMAKQIDDPSEVVYRPIFTHLMPSPWYKGNVLLVGDAAHGTAPHLGQGASIAIEDVVVLADILKHNLTVQETMESFMEKRFERCKMIVENSDQLVEWELLTAAGKMTEKVNVGEFVKTTLEKMNEPFLTELNV; this is encoded by the coding sequence ATGACAAATCAATATGTAAAAAAAGTACTGGTTATTGGTGGAGGAATTAGCGGCTTATCAGCAGCGATTGCTTTAAATAAAATTGGGATTGAAGTTGAAATAGCTGAAAAAGAATTAGACTGGAACGTGTATGGGGTTGGGATTATTCAGCCACCTAATGCTTTAAGAGCACTTAATGAAATTGGCTTAGCAGACGCTTGTATGGAACAAGGCACGTCATATGCAGGTTTTGATTATTATACAGGTCAAGGCCATTTCTTGTTTCATACAGCATCACCAACAATTGAAGGCTACCCAGGTGTAAACGGAATCTCGAGAAGAAAGCTGCACAATATCTTGTTTGATGCCGTTAAATTAATTGGAACTAAGATCTATATGGGAACAACCGTTAATACCATTGAAGATCAAGGAAATGGCGTAAAAGTCGAATTGAATAATGGAATAACTTGCACTTACGATTTAGTGATAGGTTCAGATGGTGCTAACTCAAAGGTTAGAACATTACTGTTTGGTGAAATCGAACAACGTTATAGCGGTCAGGGAGTTTGGAGATATAATCTACCACGACCAAAAGAAATTGAAAATGGTCTTTTTTACTATGGAAAAGATGCAAAAGCAGGATTAGTTCCAATGTCTGACGATTTAATGTACTTACTTGTTACAACAAATGAACCTGGAAATCCAAGGTTTCCTAATGATCAATTACATGTTTTATTAAAGGAAAGAATGACAGAATTTGGAGGGATTATTGCTGATATGGCTAAGCAAATCGATGATCCTTCTGAAGTCGTTTACCGCCCAATATTTACGCATCTTATGCCAAGCCCATGGTATAAAGGAAATGTTTTACTAGTAGGTGATGCGGCACATGGTACAGCTCCACATCTAGGTCAAGGTGCTTCAATTGCGATTGAAGATGTTGTTGTTTTAGCTGATATTTTAAAACATAACCTTACTGTTCAAGAAACAATGGAATCATTTATGGAAAAACGTTTTGAACGCTGCAAAATGATTGTAGAGAATTCCGACCAATTAGTGGAATGGGAATTATTAACCGCTGCTGGAAAAATGACAGAAAAAGTAAACGTTGGAGAGTTCGTGAAAACGACCCTTGAAAAAATGAATGAGCCTTTCTTAACTGAGTTAAACGTCTAA
- a CDS encoding cyclase family protein — MKIVDLSVSIEEDLKDPLPFSIRYETHEEGAEFGAKLVGVTPDDFPERKGLAGEFLTLTSHAGTHVDAPWHYWPTAEGKPARTIDEMPLEWFFNDGVVLDFTDRPAGYAITVQDVKEKLESINYKLKAFDIVMIRCDADKKRYESNYSEIHVGVSAEATLWLIDQGIRVMGTDGWGWDTPLAIQAADYKQNPREGVLWAAHYAGKEKEYCQIEKLANLDQLPPYGFKVSVLPVKIKGASAGWTRAVAIID, encoded by the coding sequence ATGAAAATTGTGGACCTTAGTGTATCAATTGAAGAGGATTTAAAAGATCCTCTTCCTTTTTCTATCCGCTATGAAACACATGAAGAAGGAGCGGAATTTGGAGCAAAGCTTGTCGGAGTGACTCCTGATGACTTTCCAGAGAGAAAAGGGCTGGCTGGTGAATTCCTAACTTTAACTAGTCATGCTGGAACTCATGTTGATGCCCCTTGGCATTATTGGCCAACAGCAGAAGGAAAGCCTGCTCGTACGATTGATGAAATGCCGCTCGAATGGTTTTTTAATGATGGTGTTGTGCTCGATTTTACTGACAGACCAGCAGGATATGCGATCACAGTTCAAGATGTGAAAGAAAAACTAGAGAGCATCAATTACAAATTAAAGGCATTTGATATCGTCATGATCCGATGTGATGCAGATAAAAAGAGATATGAATCTAATTATAGTGAAATACATGTAGGTGTCTCAGCTGAAGCTACACTTTGGTTAATTGACCAAGGAATCAGAGTGATGGGAACGGACGGTTGGGGTTGGGATACACCACTCGCCATCCAAGCTGCTGATTACAAGCAAAATCCACGTGAAGGTGTTCTTTGGGCAGCTCATTACGCAGGAAAAGAAAAGGAATATTGCCAAATTGAAAAACTAGCAAACTTAGATCAATTGCCACCCTATGGCTTTAAAGTATCTGTGCTTCCAGTGAAAATAAAGGGAGCGAGTGCAGGTTGGACCAGAGCAGTTGCAATCATTGATTAA
- a CDS encoding fumarylacetoacetate hydrolase family protein, translating into MKFVTFYDSKGNMRAGCLENNRVIDLNLASEGNLTDSIMELIRNQDKYLSIVQSLVSEKDVPSYSLEEVRLAPPLPNPTSFRDFVAFETHVKNATKRNGDTVAPEWYEMPIFYFSNPHSMKGPEEEVKRPDKCSRLDYELELACVIGKEGKNIKASEAEDYIFGYTILNDWSARDLQMKEMKVLLGPAKGKDFATSIGPYILTKDELDSHKVGNVFDLEMTASVNGEVLSRGNFKDVFYSFGEMIERASEEVTLYPGDIIGSGTVGFGCLMELGTEVHPWLEPGDEVELTITSLGSLKNKII; encoded by the coding sequence ATGAAGTTTGTGACATTTTACGATTCGAAAGGAAACATGCGTGCAGGATGTCTTGAAAATAATAGAGTGATAGATCTGAACCTTGCATCTGAAGGGAACTTAACTGATTCAATTATGGAACTTATAAGAAATCAAGATAAATATCTATCTATTGTACAATCGCTAGTTAGTGAAAAAGATGTTCCTTCCTATTCATTGGAAGAGGTACGTCTTGCTCCACCTTTACCAAATCCAACTAGTTTTCGAGACTTTGTTGCTTTTGAAACACATGTTAAAAACGCAACCAAACGAAACGGTGACACAGTTGCACCTGAATGGTATGAAATGCCGATTTTCTACTTCTCCAACCCTCATTCAATGAAGGGACCAGAAGAAGAGGTAAAGCGACCTGATAAGTGTTCAAGGCTTGATTATGAACTTGAATTGGCATGTGTGATAGGAAAAGAAGGAAAAAACATAAAAGCTAGTGAAGCTGAAGATTATATTTTCGGTTATACCATCTTAAATGATTGGTCCGCACGTGATCTCCAAATGAAAGAGATGAAAGTGCTTCTAGGACCAGCAAAAGGAAAGGATTTCGCTACGTCTATTGGGCCTTATATTCTAACAAAAGATGAACTAGATTCACATAAAGTTGGGAATGTATTCGACTTGGAGATGACAGCATCAGTAAATGGTGAGGTTCTTTCTAGAGGGAATTTTAAAGATGTTTTCTATAGCTTTGGCGAAATGATTGAAAGAGCTTCTGAAGAAGTGACCTTATATCCAGGCGATATCATTGGATCAGGTACAGTTGGTTTCGGTTGCCTAATGGAGCTTGGAACAGAAGTGCATCCTTGGTTAGAGCCTGGAGATGAAGTGGAATTGACGATTACTAGTCTCGGCTCTCTTAAAAATAAAATTATCTAA
- a CDS encoding alpha/beta hydrolase family protein, protein MWHFFPENYMWSYQIVRMISQSYFGGGEVNEILDAASRMKLGDFDSFHNEWMNAGHKSLSTANDAMDKGHKETARAGYLRAANYFRTAEFFLQPDDERKLPTYLKSVDSFRKGGELLDSPPKAVNVPFEHASLPGYFFEAPGQKRGPLMVMFGGLDSTAEELYYGPAQFLNQRGISLLALDGPGQGGALRLHKIHSRHDYNTAGTAAYEWAVDNLDVDPERIGIMAVSMGGYMAARCAAFEPRFKACAIWGAVYDYNDVWRKRPDNHPLAKILQHIFGVEDMPAARAKLEHYNLRGVAEKIQMPTYIIHGEDDRQNTVDNAYNVYNDLTCPRWLKIVPKSSPGSSHCQVDNITETNEMYDWLKEQLTS, encoded by the coding sequence ATGTGGCACTTTTTTCCTGAAAACTACATGTGGTCTTATCAAATCGTAAGAATGATTAGCCAATCGTATTTTGGAGGCGGTGAAGTAAATGAGATTTTAGATGCTGCCAGTCGAATGAAGCTTGGTGATTTTGATAGTTTTCATAATGAATGGATGAACGCTGGTCATAAGTCATTATCAACAGCAAATGATGCAATGGACAAAGGTCATAAGGAGACTGCTCGAGCAGGTTATTTGCGTGCAGCAAACTACTTCCGTACGGCTGAATTTTTTCTACAACCAGATGATGAACGAAAACTACCAACTTACTTAAAATCTGTTGATTCCTTTAGAAAAGGCGGAGAATTGCTAGACAGTCCACCAAAGGCTGTTAATGTTCCTTTTGAACATGCATCTCTTCCAGGATATTTCTTTGAAGCACCTGGTCAAAAAAGAGGACCTTTAATGGTGATGTTCGGTGGCTTAGATTCAACAGCAGAAGAATTATACTATGGACCTGCACAGTTCTTAAATCAAAGAGGTATTTCTCTTTTAGCTCTTGATGGACCTGGTCAGGGTGGGGCATTGCGACTTCACAAAATTCATTCAAGACATGATTATAATACTGCAGGAACAGCTGCATATGAATGGGCAGTTGACAATCTTGATGTCGATCCTGAACGTATCGGTATTATGGCCGTTTCAATGGGAGGCTATATGGCAGCAAGATGTGCAGCCTTTGAACCAAGATTTAAAGCATGTGCGATCTGGGGCGCTGTTTATGATTATAACGATGTTTGGAGAAAACGTCCTGACAATCATCCTTTAGCCAAGATTTTACAACATATTTTCGGTGTGGAAGACATGCCAGCTGCAAGAGCGAAATTGGAGCATTATAACCTTCGTGGAGTGGCCGAAAAAATTCAAATGCCTACTTATATTATCCATGGTGAAGATGATCGCCAAAATACAGTAGATAATGCATACAACGTATATAATGATTTAACTTGCCCAAGATGGTTGAAAATTGTTCCGAAAAGCAGTCCAGGTTCTTCTCATTGCCAAGTGGATAATATTACAGAAACGAATGAAATGTATGATTGGCTCAAGGAACAGTTAACGAGCTAA
- a CDS encoding VOC family protein, translating to MYKNPHYFSHLAHVELISPKLEESADFFKNIIGLEESGRKGNSVYFRAWGEHYHHSLKITEGDEPGLGHIGWRADSPAALEEAAAQIEKLGQGIGWIEGDLGHGRAYQFQSPDGHLEEIFWDVEIYEAPVALQSKWKNRPQKNPGRGISPRRLDHITLHSNDVTKDREFYQNIGFRYNEGIFLDANEPGSPEIGAWLSVTNLSHDIAFLKSHTGKPGGFNHVCYAVESREEVLLAADHIIESGYELAMGGPTRHALAEGFFFYVDEPGGNRFELYAGAHLVFAPDFGPYRWSLEENPNDAWGREMPWDKSGKIIK from the coding sequence ATGTACAAAAATCCACATTATTTCTCACATCTTGCTCATGTTGAATTAATCAGCCCAAAATTAGAAGAATCAGCAGATTTCTTTAAAAATATTATCGGTTTAGAGGAGTCAGGTCGAAAAGGTAATTCTGTTTATTTTCGCGCATGGGGTGAACATTATCACCACAGTTTAAAAATTACAGAAGGAGATGAACCTGGCCTTGGCCATATTGGTTGGCGTGCTGATAGTCCGGCTGCCCTGGAGGAAGCTGCAGCACAGATTGAAAAGCTGGGTCAAGGAATTGGTTGGATTGAAGGAGACCTAGGTCATGGTCGTGCGTATCAATTTCAATCACCTGATGGTCATTTAGAGGAAATTTTCTGGGACGTAGAAATTTATGAAGCGCCAGTAGCACTTCAAAGTAAATGGAAAAACCGTCCGCAAAAAAATCCAGGGCGCGGGATCTCTCCACGTCGTCTTGATCACATTACCCTACATAGTAATGATGTGACAAAAGATCGTGAATTCTATCAAAATATTGGATTCCGTTATAATGAAGGAATCTTTTTAGACGCAAATGAACCTGGAAGTCCGGAAATTGGTGCATGGCTTTCTGTGACAAATCTATCTCATGATATTGCTTTCTTAAAATCTCACACTGGTAAGCCAGGAGGATTCAACCACGTTTGCTATGCGGTTGAAAGTAGAGAAGAGGTCTTATTAGCAGCTGATCACATTATCGAAAGCGGTTACGAGTTAGCGATGGGAGGACCAACTCGTCATGCTCTTGCAGAAGGCTTTTTCTTCTATGTTGATGAGCCAGGCGGAAATCGTTTTGAGTTGTATGCAGGAGCACATTTAGTGTTTGCACCTGATTTTGGTCCATACAGATGGAGTCTTGAAGAAAATCCAAATGATGCTTGGGGCAGAGAAATGCCATGGGATAAATCCGGGAAAATTATTAAGTAA
- a CDS encoding AraC family transcriptional regulator encodes MNYPYESVVVNEEVPVFLLMTTVKYVAMHWHDRIEFLLVLKGKVQVYVGREDYTLHEKDLLLINSNEVHGVESDEENTILIVQIPVSFIKKCYKHIEQERFQCQSFLHENQQKFDEIRTLLTQLCLTVKEKKESYDLKVHSLLLDTIYHLVTNFKVKNEHELKQTSKKNIERMNRITDYIEKNYMHPLTLEEVAETEKLTPPYLSRYFQQHMGQTFLKYVNGVRLEHALYYLLETDLPIIQITMECGFTNLNTFHKLFKDTFHTTPHQYRKKQFRSFTTPRRKKEGTEGYEFVEETDIRYLYKYLEKDKNRYDFR; translated from the coding sequence ATGAACTACCCATACGAAAGCGTAGTCGTAAACGAAGAAGTGCCTGTATTTTTACTAATGACAACAGTCAAATACGTCGCCATGCACTGGCACGATCGAATAGAATTTTTACTTGTGTTAAAGGGAAAAGTACAAGTCTATGTAGGAAGAGAAGATTATACCTTACATGAAAAGGATCTCCTCCTGATAAATAGTAACGAAGTTCACGGAGTTGAGTCAGATGAAGAGAATACGATTTTGATTGTTCAAATACCCGTTTCATTTATAAAGAAATGCTACAAACATATTGAACAGGAACGGTTTCAATGCCAATCTTTTCTTCATGAAAATCAGCAGAAATTTGATGAAATTCGAACTCTCCTTACACAGCTATGTTTAACAGTAAAAGAAAAAAAGGAAAGCTATGACTTAAAGGTTCATTCCTTGCTATTGGATACCATCTATCATCTTGTTACAAACTTCAAGGTAAAAAACGAACACGAATTAAAACAAACGAGCAAAAAAAATATTGAACGTATGAATAGAATTACAGATTACATAGAAAAAAATTATATGCATCCTCTTACACTTGAAGAAGTTGCAGAAACAGAAAAGCTAACACCTCCATACTTATCTAGATATTTCCAACAGCATATGGGACAAACATTTCTTAAATATGTAAATGGGGTTCGTCTTGAGCATGCCCTTTATTACTTATTGGAGACAGATTTGCCAATCATTCAGATCACGATGGAGTGCGGTTTTACCAATTTAAACACATTCCATAAATTATTTAAAGACACCTTTCACACAACACCACATCAATATCGAAAGAAGCAATTCAGGTCTTTTACAACCCCTCGAAGGAAAAAGGAGGGGACAGAAGGGTATGAGTTTGTAGAAGAAACGGACATTCGATATTTATACAAATATTTAGAAAAAGATAAAAATCGGTATGATTTTCGATAA
- a CDS encoding ROK family glucokinase, whose protein sequence is MKKLIGIDLGGTTVKFAILTEEGEIEHKWSIQTDITHDGMKIVPDIIESINHRLDLYGLTVDHFLGIGMGSPGSVNIKKGTVIGAYNLNWRTLQPVKEQVEKGVGIPFYIDNDANVAALGEQWKGAGEGSGNVVFVTLGTGVGGGIVAEGRLIHGVGAAGEIGHMTVDPTGYECTCGNIGCLETVASATGVVRLARDLSEGFTGDSHLKWLIDDGQEVTAKTVFDKAKIEDPLAEIVVDKFYFYLGLACSNIANVLHPETIVIGGGVSAAGEMLVTGVNKYFNKYAFPPIKNSSKLKLAQLGNDAGVIGAASLVKNQ, encoded by the coding sequence ATGAAAAAACTAATTGGAATTGATTTAGGTGGTACAACGGTAAAGTTTGCAATTTTAACAGAGGAAGGAGAAATTGAACATAAATGGAGTATTCAGACCGACATTACCCATGATGGAATGAAAATTGTTCCGGATATCATTGAGTCGATTAATCACCGTCTTGACTTGTACGGGTTAACAGTTGATCACTTTTTGGGGATCGGAATGGGTTCTCCTGGATCTGTAAATATCAAAAAAGGTACAGTGATTGGTGCTTATAATCTGAATTGGAGAACATTACAGCCTGTGAAAGAACAAGTAGAGAAAGGAGTAGGAATTCCTTTTTATATTGATAATGATGCGAATGTTGCTGCTTTAGGAGAACAGTGGAAAGGTGCTGGTGAAGGAAGTGGCAATGTCGTGTTTGTTACACTAGGCACTGGTGTTGGTGGAGGAATCGTTGCTGAAGGTCGTTTAATTCATGGAGTTGGAGCGGCAGGAGAGATTGGACATATGACTGTTGACCCTACAGGTTACGAATGTACGTGTGGAAACATTGGTTGTTTAGAGACTGTAGCAAGTGCAACGGGTGTGGTTCGATTAGCAAGAGACCTTTCAGAAGGATTTACTGGAGATTCCCATTTAAAGTGGTTAATTGATGATGGACAAGAAGTAACAGCTAAAACAGTATTTGACAAGGCGAAGATTGAGGATCCACTAGCAGAAATTGTAGTGGATAAATTTTATTTTTATTTGGGGTTGGCTTGTAGTAATATCGCTAATGTTTTACATCCTGAAACAATTGTTATCGGCGGTGGAGTTTCGGCGGCTGGTGAGATGCTGGTCACAGGTGTTAATAAATACTTTAATAAGTATGCATTTCCACCGATAAAAAATAGCTCAAAGTTAAAATTGGCTCAGTTAGGAAATGATGCTGGAGTGATTGGTGCAGCGTCTTTGGTGAAAAATCAATAG
- a CDS encoding sugar phosphate isomerase/epimerase family protein, with amino-acid sequence MKETIKTGVSLYSYQEEFYTGKLDLEGCIQEVAKSGAKGVEILPEQMIKGFPRIPESFYETWHGWMEKYDLTPIAYDAFLELKLFPNRITTRDESVEMMKRDIDIANKLGCKVLRTLVATPIDVIDASLEYAEGKDVKIALEVHAPFTFGTPWFEERMEFIQKTGTKWFGIMPDLGVFVKRMPSVMEDWHVRHGADPKIVEFISDNYANRVDMKVIEKEVQNMAYANDYDKLFARLGTHMVYTDPNLLKEYIPYIMHVHGKFYEINDLMEEPSIPYQDIITVLKDSGYTGYVNSEYEGNRHIQDYKEVDSIEQVQRHQKLLNKIIHG; translated from the coding sequence ATGAAAGAAACTATTAAAACAGGTGTATCTTTATACAGTTATCAAGAAGAATTCTATACAGGTAAATTAGATTTAGAAGGTTGTATACAAGAGGTAGCTAAGTCAGGTGCAAAAGGGGTTGAAATTTTACCCGAACAAATGATTAAAGGATTCCCGCGAATTCCTGAATCTTTTTATGAAACTTGGCATGGATGGATGGAAAAGTATGATTTAACTCCAATTGCATATGATGCATTTCTAGAACTTAAATTATTCCCAAATCGTATTACAACACGTGATGAATCAGTAGAAATGATGAAAAGAGATATCGATATTGCAAATAAATTAGGTTGTAAAGTATTAAGAACTCTTGTTGCAACACCGATTGATGTAATCGATGCTTCGTTAGAATATGCAGAAGGAAAAGACGTAAAAATAGCTTTAGAAGTACATGCCCCATTTACTTTCGGTACTCCTTGGTTTGAAGAGAGGATGGAATTCATCCAGAAAACTGGAACAAAATGGTTTGGTATTATGCCTGATTTAGGTGTGTTTGTAAAACGCATGCCAAGTGTGATGGAGGATTGGCATGTTAGACATGGTGCGGATCCAAAAATTGTTGAATTTATAAGCGATAATTATGCCAATAGAGTAGATATGAAAGTAATTGAGAAAGAAGTGCAAAATATGGCTTATGCAAATGATTATGATAAATTGTTTGCTAGATTAGGTACTCATATGGTTTACACAGATCCAAATCTTTTAAAAGAGTATATTCCTTATATTATGCATGTGCATGGGAAATTTTACGAAATTAATGATCTAATGGAAGAGCCAAGTATTCCATATCAAGATATTATTACTGTGTTGAAAGATAGTGGTTATACAGGTTATGTGAATAGTGAATATGAAGGAAATCGTCATATTCAAGATTATAAAGAAGTAGATAGTATCGAACAAGTTCAAAGACATCAAAAATTATTAAACAAAATCATTCATGGTTAA
- a CDS encoding C-glycoside deglycosidase beta subunit domain-containing protein codes for MFEKYLISEKTFCNVEKRGEIVGYKVGLRIPYYRGITLSCINEINLIINGKSISHDDMTVEVETGSFPYSEISTVINNRWEMTEEAVIFVRAPGGLEDKEHTIEAFVSLRISYQPHPNTGADKKILKLGTIRKEDEEVMSYERNY; via the coding sequence ATGTTTGAAAAATATCTTATTTCTGAAAAAACGTTCTGCAATGTAGAAAAAAGAGGAGAAATAGTAGGATACAAAGTGGGATTAAGAATACCGTATTATCGCGGAATTACCTTATCATGTATAAATGAAATAAACTTAATAATAAATGGGAAGAGTATTTCTCATGATGATATGACTGTTGAGGTTGAAACAGGTTCATTCCCATACAGTGAAATTTCAACTGTTATTAATAATAGATGGGAAATGACCGAGGAGGCTGTTATTTTTGTACGTGCCCCTGGCGGATTGGAAGATAAGGAACATACGATTGAAGCATTTGTTAGTCTTCGAATTTCATATCAACCTCACCCAAATACAGGTGCAGACAAAAAAATATTAAAACTTGGAACGATTAGAAAAGAAGATGAGGAGGTTATGAGTTATGAAAGAAACTATTAA
- a CDS encoding DHA2 family efflux MFS transporter permease subunit has product MEKEIQQTKYNKNLLLALILLTLFVAVLNQTFLITALPQIMIDFQVDANKAQWVTTIFMLTSGIIVPISAFLIARFSTRQLFLTAVITLLIGTMLAGIASSFTILLIGRLIQAIGAGLIMPLVSNIILQITTNENRGSAMGLLILVICFGPAIGPALAGGIIDYFSWRYLFFGTFPVVLCIFIASYLILKNVTETNKNIKIDVLSVVLSTVAFTGILYGLSLIGTLGWGDITTISWIAIGAISLYFLVRRQLKLSEPMIEFRVFKYKIFSVSAILVSIAFATMFGVETIVPLYTQNVQGTSALVSGLILLPGAALMGAMSPFVGKLTDKMGIKVLILIGFSIVTLSTIPLAIIGFEKTIWMIVIFYSLRMIGTGFLMTPVQTGAMNAIPKHLYRHGVAVYSTLTNIAGSIGISIIVGLYTALAKNTSLSGLDSEKYAITITFLFVTIISGVGLLLALKLKDKSVEVTDSSLQEEVTHTEKLSSFNK; this is encoded by the coding sequence ATGGAAAAAGAGATCCAACAAACGAAATACAATAAAAACTTATTATTGGCATTAATTCTATTGACACTTTTTGTTGCTGTATTAAATCAAACTTTTTTAATAACAGCACTTCCTCAAATTATGATAGATTTCCAAGTTGATGCTAATAAAGCACAGTGGGTAACGACTATTTTTATGCTAACAAGTGGAATAATTGTCCCAATATCAGCATTTTTAATTGCTAGATTTTCAACAAGACAATTATTCTTAACTGCTGTGATTACTTTATTAATAGGAACAATGTTAGCCGGCATTGCATCTAGTTTTACAATTCTCTTAATAGGTCGCTTAATACAGGCAATCGGTGCAGGATTAATAATGCCGCTTGTATCAAATATAATTCTACAAATTACAACAAATGAAAATCGTGGTAGTGCAATGGGATTACTAATCCTAGTTATTTGTTTTGGCCCTGCAATTGGTCCTGCACTTGCTGGTGGAATCATTGATTATTTTTCATGGAGATACTTATTTTTTGGAACATTTCCAGTTGTTTTATGTATATTTATTGCTTCCTATTTGATTTTAAAGAATGTTACCGAAACGAATAAAAACATAAAAATTGATGTATTATCAGTAGTCTTATCTACAGTGGCCTTTACTGGAATTCTTTATGGATTAAGTCTAATAGGAACATTAGGATGGGGAGATATTACAACAATTAGTTGGATTGCAATTGGAGCTATATCATTGTATTTCTTAGTGAGAAGACAATTGAAACTTTCTGAACCGATGATTGAATTTAGAGTTTTTAAATATAAGATATTTTCAGTGTCAGCTATATTAGTTAGTATTGCCTTTGCAACGATGTTTGGCGTGGAAACAATTGTTCCTCTCTATACTCAGAATGTACAAGGAACTTCAGCGTTGGTATCTGGTTTAATTTTATTACCAGGGGCAGCATTAATGGGGGCAATGTCTCCATTTGTAGGAAAATTAACAGATAAAATGGGGATTAAAGTACTGATTTTAATCGGTTTTTCCATTGTTACACTTTCAACAATTCCTCTTGCGATAATTGGATTTGAAAAAACTATTTGGATGATTGTTATTTTTTATTCGTTACGTATGATTGGGACAGGATTTCTAATGACACCAGTACAAACGGGAGCAATGAATGCTATTCCAAAGCATTTATACAGACATGGTGTAGCTGTATATAGTACTTTAACAAATATTGCAGGTTCAATCGGTATCTCAATTATTGTAGGTTTATATACAGCTTTAGCAAAGAATACAAGTTTAAGTGGTTTAGATTCAGAAAAATATGCAATAACTATCACTTTCTTATTTGTAACAATTATTAGTGGGGTAGGGCTTTTGCTAGCCCTTAAATTAAAAGATAAATCAGTAGAAGTAACAGATAGTTCATTACAAGAAGAAGTAACACATACAGAAAAATTGAGCTCTTTTAATAAGTAG